The proteins below come from a single Candidatus Schekmanbacteria bacterium RIFCSPLOWO2_02_FULL_38_14 genomic window:
- a CDS encoding galactose-1-phosphate uridylyltransferase encodes MPELRKDPIVGRWVIISTERAKRPNDFVTKPENKKGGFCPFCSGNEDKTPPEILAYRDNGTSPNGPGWNIRVVSNKFPALMAEGSINRAGDGIYDKMGGIGAHEVIIETPNHELTLASMPASGVRNVLYAYKERLVDLKKDKRFRYAMIFKNNGEDAGASLEHPHSQLIALPIVPKRVLEELYGSQKYFEYKERCIFCDMIRQEIEREARIIEETDYFIAICPFAPRFPFETWIMPKIHKASFENFNDSEINSLSIILQNVLKRIDRVLNFPAYNFVVHSSPFHDSDSESFHSHIEIMPKLTKVAGFEWGTGFYINPMPPEQSAKYLREQDLTVEPRLIAT; translated from the coding sequence ATGCCTGAGTTAAGAAAAGACCCTATTGTCGGGCGATGGGTAATCATCTCTACAGAACGAGCTAAAAGACCTAATGATTTTGTTACAAAGCCTGAAAACAAAAAAGGAGGGTTTTGCCCTTTTTGTTCCGGGAATGAAGACAAAACACCACCTGAAATATTGGCTTACCGTGACAACGGAACTTCGCCAAACGGACCTGGATGGAATATAAGAGTTGTTTCCAACAAGTTTCCTGCACTTATGGCAGAAGGATCCATTAACAGGGCAGGTGATGGAATATACGACAAGATGGGAGGCATTGGAGCTCATGAAGTTATCATAGAAACTCCAAACCACGAACTGACACTTGCAAGTATGCCTGCTTCAGGAGTCAGAAATGTCCTCTATGCTTACAAAGAAAGGTTGGTTGACCTTAAAAAAGATAAAAGATTCAGATATGCAATGATTTTCAAAAATAATGGAGAAGATGCAGGCGCTTCTTTAGAACACCCCCATTCCCAGCTCATAGCCCTTCCAATTGTGCCAAAAAGAGTACTTGAAGAACTTTATGGTTCTCAAAAGTATTTTGAATACAAGGAGCGTTGCATATTCTGCGACATGATAAGGCAGGAAATTGAAAGAGAAGCCAGGATAATTGAAGAAACAGACTACTTCATTGCCATCTGTCCTTTTGCTCCACGTTTTCCTTTTGAAACATGGATAATGCCAAAAATCCACAAAGCCTCTTTTGAAAATTTTAATGACAGTGAAATTAATTCTTTAAGCATAATATTACAGAACGTGTTAAAACGGATTGACAGAGTTCTGAATTTTCCTGCATATAATTTTGTAGTTCACAGTTCTCCATTTCACGACAGTGACAGCGAATCATTCCATTCGCATATAGAAATAATGCCAAAGCTTACCAAAGTTGCCGGGTTTGAATGGGGAACAGGGTTTTATATTAATCCTATGCCCCCGGAGCAATCTGCCAAGTATTTGAGGGAACAGGATTTAACAGTTGAACCACGACTCATTGCTACCTGA
- a CDS encoding two-component system response regulator, with protein MPKILVVDDEENIRLLYEIELKEEGYDVMTATTAEEALKLLETYNPDLITLDIRLPGMNGIEFLRKVKEKKRELPVLMCTAYDDYKQDFAVWASEAYIVKSSDLAELKNKIKEFLKK; from the coding sequence ATGCCAAAAATATTAGTTGTAGATGATGAAGAAAACATTAGGCTGCTCTACGAGATTGAATTGAAAGAAGAAGGATATGATGTAATGACAGCAACAACCGCAGAGGAGGCTTTGAAACTTCTGGAAACATATAACCCTGATTTAATAACGCTCGATATACGCCTTCCGGGCATGAACGGAATAGAATTCCTAAGAAAAGTCAAAGAAAAAAAGAGAGAGCTTCCCGTACTGATGTGTACAGCCTATGATGATTATAAACAGGATTTTGCTGTCTGGGCTTCAGAGGCTTACATCGTTAAATCTTCAGACCTTGCAGAACTTAAAAACAAGATAAAAGAATTCCTTAAAAAATGA
- a CDS encoding acetolactate synthase small subunit: protein MEEKHTLSILVRNHPGVLSHIAGLFARRAYNIESIAAGVTEKPDVTRITIVVTGDEDVLEQVIKQLRKLIDVIKVVDLKYSDSITRELAIITVNCNNETRGEIIEISDVFNSTVVDLSESTVTIQVTGNDRQIKGIIKLLSRFGIEEMARTGVIALPYKSVR from the coding sequence ATGGAAGAAAAACATACTCTTTCAATACTTGTGAGAAACCATCCTGGTGTTCTTTCCCATATTGCAGGGCTTTTTGCTAGAAGGGCATATAACATTGAAAGCATAGCTGCAGGAGTTACAGAAAAGCCTGATGTGACTAGAATTACGATTGTGGTTACAGGAGATGAGGATGTACTTGAACAGGTCATCAAGCAGCTCAGAAAATTAATTGATGTGATTAAAGTTGTTGATTTGAAATATTCTGATTCAATAACCAGGGAGCTTGCAATAATAACTGTTAATTGCAACAATGAAACCAGGGGAGAGATAATTGAGATAAGCGATGTGTTTAACAGCACTGTTGTGGATTTATCTGAAAGTACCGTTACAATTCAGGTAACAGGAAATGACAGGCAGATTAAGGGTATTATAAAGCTTCTTTCAAGGTTTGGAATAGAAGAAATGGCAAGAACAGGAGTTATCGCTTTGCCATATAAGAGTGTGAGGTAG
- a CDS encoding acetolactate synthase, large subunit, biosynthetic type → MKRKGSQVIIDTLLKQGVDTVFGYPGGQNIPIYDALYGVKDITHILTRHEQGAIHAADGYARATGKVGVVFATSGPGATNLVTGLANANMDSVPLVAVTGQVPTSMIGNDSFQEADIYGISVPITKYNYLVKDVTKLERVLVEAFHIAKSGRTGPVLVDVPRDIQTSEVVSDKSLELRLPSYQPSIKGHAKQIIEATKAIESAEKPVIYAGGGVLSSGASEELFSLAETGSIPVAMTLMGLGSFPGTHSLSLGMLGMHGTKYANIAVAEADVLIAIGTRFSDRVTGKPEHFAVNAKIIHIDIDPAEIGKIKKCHIPIVGNCKMVLKVILEKLKPNKREKWVAKLNELKKEFPMAYSDSDKVIKPQYIIEQIYEATKGNAIITTDVGQHQMWTAQYYKFENPRTLITSGGLGTMGFGFPAAIGAKIGCPKKTVVNITGDGSFQMTIQEIATAVQYKIPIKVAILNNGYLGMVRQWQELFYGGRYSETDLGVSPDFVKIAEGYRAKGILVQRKEDVKSAIAKALEMEEPVIMDFRVDREENVMPMIPPGGTVKNVLG, encoded by the coding sequence TTGAAAAGAAAAGGATCTCAGGTTATTATTGATACCCTTTTGAAACAGGGAGTTGATACTGTATTTGGATATCCTGGAGGGCAGAACATCCCGATTTATGATGCTCTTTATGGTGTAAAGGATATAACCCATATTCTAACGAGGCATGAACAGGGGGCGATTCATGCAGCTGACGGATATGCAAGGGCAACAGGTAAAGTCGGAGTGGTTTTTGCCACATCAGGTCCTGGCGCTACAAATCTGGTTACTGGTCTTGCAAATGCAAATATGGATTCTGTTCCTTTGGTTGCTGTTACAGGGCAAGTTCCAACCAGCATGATCGGAAATGACAGTTTTCAGGAGGCAGACATTTATGGAATAAGTGTCCCTATAACAAAATATAATTATCTTGTTAAAGATGTAACAAAGCTTGAAAGAGTCTTGGTAGAGGCTTTTCACATTGCAAAAAGCGGAAGAACTGGACCTGTTCTTGTTGATGTCCCAAGGGATATTCAGACATCAGAAGTTGTTTCGGATAAATCCCTGGAACTTCGTCTTCCAAGCTACCAACCAAGCATCAAAGGTCATGCAAAACAAATTATAGAGGCAACAAAAGCCATAGAATCTGCTGAGAAGCCAGTTATCTATGCAGGGGGAGGCGTTCTTTCATCTGGTGCAAGCGAAGAGCTTTTCAGCCTTGCTGAAACTGGCTCCATCCCCGTTGCAATGACTTTGATGGGGCTCGGGTCTTTTCCTGGAACGCATTCTCTTTCTCTTGGGATGCTTGGGATGCATGGGACAAAATATGCAAACATCGCTGTCGCAGAAGCTGATGTGCTGATTGCAATAGGTACAAGGTTTTCAGACAGGGTTACAGGAAAACCGGAACACTTTGCTGTCAATGCAAAAATTATTCACATTGATATTGACCCTGCAGAAATAGGAAAAATTAAAAAATGCCACATTCCTATTGTTGGTAACTGCAAAATGGTTTTGAAAGTGATACTTGAAAAGCTTAAGCCAAATAAAAGAGAAAAATGGGTTGCAAAATTGAATGAGCTTAAAAAAGAATTTCCAATGGCATACAGTGATTCTGACAAAGTTATCAAACCACAGTATATTATTGAGCAAATCTACGAAGCGACAAAAGGCAATGCAATCATCACTACTGATGTTGGCCAGCATCAGATGTGGACAGCCCAGTATTATAAATTTGAAAACCCGAGAACTCTGATTACTTCAGGCGGATTGGGGACAATGGGATTTGGATTTCCAGCAGCAATCGGAGCAAAAATAGGGTGTCCAAAAAAGACTGTAGTCAACATAACCGGAGATGGAAGCTTTCAGATGACTATTCAGGAAATTGCAACTGCTGTTCAGTATAAGATTCCAATCAAAGTTGCAATTCTTAACAATGGCTATCTTGGAATGGTAAGACAGTGGCAGGAACTGTTTTATGGCGGAAGATATTCTGAGACAGATTTAGGAGTAAGCCCTGATTTTGTAAAAATTGCTGAAGGGTACAGGGCAAAAGGGATACTTGTCCAAAGAAAAGAAGATGTAAAATCTGCAATTGCCAAAGCGCTCGAGATGGAAGAACCTGTTATCATGGATTTCAGGGTTGACAGAGAAGAAAATGTGATGCCGATGATTCCTCCGGGCGGGACTGTTAAAAATGTTTTAGGTTAG
- a CDS encoding methylmalonyl-CoA carboxyltransferase: MEKMLEELRKKNKLAELGGGSEKIEKQHAEGKLTARERINLLLDEGSFVELDKFVVHRCYDFGMDKQKIYGDGVVTGYGRIDGRLVYVFSQDFTVFGGSLSETYARKICKIMDMAMKTGAPVIGLNDSGGARIQEGVISLGGYAEIFSRNVLASGVIPQISAIMGPCAGGAVYSPALTDFIFMVKKTSYMFITGPDVIKTVTHEVVTKEELGGAMTHNSKSGVAHFACANEEETLSMIRELLSFLPSNYREDPPLIECTDDPEREDDKLQSLVPENPNKPYDMKELIETVIDNHYFFEVHSHYAKNIIVGFARLNGRSIGIIANQPAFLAGTLDIDASLKGGRFIRFCDCFNIPIVTFEDVPGFLPGTTQEYGGIIKHGAKLLYAYCEATVPKITVITRKAYGGAYDVMSSKHIHGDISFAYPTAEIAVMGPDGAVNIIFRKELAKAKDPIKRKEELVEEYRQKFANPYVAAELGYIDEIIEPKDTRKKLIQALMMLETKVDSIPAKKHSNEPY, translated from the coding sequence ATTGAAAAAATGCTTGAGGAACTTCGTAAAAAAAACAAACTTGCTGAACTTGGAGGAGGTTCTGAAAAAATTGAAAAACAGCATGCGGAAGGAAAACTTACAGCAAGAGAAAGAATCAATCTCCTGCTTGACGAAGGAAGTTTTGTTGAGCTTGATAAATTCGTGGTTCACCGCTGTTACGATTTTGGAATGGACAAGCAGAAGATCTATGGAGACGGCGTTGTAACCGGATACGGAAGAATTGATGGAAGACTTGTTTATGTCTTTTCACAGGATTTCACTGTTTTCGGCGGCTCTCTTAGTGAAACATATGCAAGGAAGATATGTAAAATAATGGATATGGCAATGAAAACCGGAGCTCCTGTAATAGGACTGAACGATTCAGGAGGAGCAAGGATTCAGGAAGGAGTTATAAGCCTTGGCGGTTACGCAGAAATTTTTTCAAGAAACGTTCTTGCCTCAGGAGTGATTCCCCAGATATCAGCAATAATGGGTCCCTGCGCAGGAGGAGCCGTTTACTCACCTGCCCTCACTGACTTCATTTTTATGGTAAAAAAAACAAGCTATATGTTCATAACAGGACCTGATGTAATAAAGACAGTAACCCACGAAGTTGTTACCAAGGAGGAACTTGGTGGAGCAATGACACATAATTCAAAAAGCGGTGTTGCCCACTTTGCCTGCGCAAACGAAGAAGAAACACTTTCAATGATTAGAGAACTCCTAAGTTTTCTTCCATCAAATTATAGGGAAGACCCTCCCTTGATTGAATGCACCGATGATCCTGAAAGGGAGGATGATAAACTGCAATCCCTTGTTCCAGAAAACCCGAACAAGCCCTATGATATGAAAGAGTTGATTGAAACAGTTATTGATAATCACTATTTTTTTGAGGTTCATTCACACTACGCAAAAAATATCATTGTTGGCTTTGCCAGGTTAAATGGCAGGAGCATTGGCATTATTGCAAACCAGCCTGCATTCCTTGCAGGAACACTCGACATAGATGCTTCTCTGAAGGGAGGAAGGTTCATCAGATTCTGCGATTGTTTTAATATACCTATTGTAACATTTGAAGATGTTCCGGGTTTTCTTCCGGGAACGACTCAGGAATATGGAGGAATAATAAAACACGGGGCAAAACTTTTATATGCATACTGCGAAGCCACTGTTCCAAAAATAACTGTCATAACACGCAAGGCATACGGTGGCGCTTATGATGTTATGTCAAGCAAGCATATTCATGGCGATATAAGCTTTGCATATCCAACAGCAGAAATAGCAGTAATGGGCCCTGACGGAGCAGTAAATATCATATTCAGAAAAGAACTTGCAAAAGCCAAAGACCCTATCAAGCGCAAAGAAGAGCTTGTTGAAGAATACAGACAAAAATTTGCAAACCCATATGTTGCTGCTGAACTTGGATACATCGATGAAATAATAGAACCAAAAGATACGCGCAAGAAACTGATTCAAGCACTGATGATGCTTGAAACAAAAGTAGACTCTATTCCTGCAAAAAAGCACAGCAATGAACCGTATTAG
- a CDS encoding acetyl-CoA carboxylase biotin carboxylase subunit, whose translation MFTKIMVANRGEIAVRILRACREMKIQTVAIYSEADRNSLHVRYADEAYCVGPAPSIESYLNQKKIIKTAKEVGVQAIHPGYGFLAENSGFAKFCEDEGIVFIGPHYSAIEAMGSKTFARQKMMNANVPTVPGTSQPIESDEEIERIADDIGYPVMIKASAGGGGKGMRLVKKKEDIKGSIRAAKSEAKSAFGDSSVYIEKFIETSRHIEFQVLGDKYGNLIHLNERECSIQRRHQKVIEESPSPIVDPEMRKKMGAAAVSAAKAVNYYSAGTVEFLVDKNKNFHFLEMNTRLQVEHPVTEMTTGIDIVKEMIKIAAGENLSIRQENVELRGACIECRIYAEDPDNNFLPFPGKICELRTPGGPGVRDDSGVFEGYVVPIYYDPMISKLAVWGKDRNEAIEKMSRALTEYSIKGIKTTIPFHERVMKNKHFINGDFDTNFIDTKFNIKEKTDKNNSNKEIALISAVLWAFNEEKEKIKNSKAVNNKKVSGFNPWKGR comes from the coding sequence ATGTTTACCAAAATAATGGTTGCTAACAGAGGAGAAATTGCGGTTAGGATTTTAAGAGCCTGCCGCGAAATGAAGATACAAACAGTTGCCATCTATTCCGAAGCCGACAGAAATTCTCTTCACGTTCGCTACGCTGATGAAGCCTACTGTGTAGGACCTGCCCCTTCAATAGAAAGTTACCTTAATCAAAAAAAAATAATAAAGACTGCAAAAGAAGTAGGTGTTCAGGCAATTCACCCAGGCTATGGATTCCTAGCTGAAAATTCCGGTTTTGCAAAATTCTGTGAAGATGAAGGGATTGTCTTCATAGGCCCCCACTATTCTGCAATTGAAGCAATGGGAAGCAAGACGTTTGCCCGTCAGAAAATGATGAATGCAAATGTCCCAACAGTTCCAGGAACTTCACAGCCAATTGAAAGCGATGAGGAGATTGAAAGGATTGCAGATGATATTGGCTATCCTGTAATGATTAAGGCAAGCGCTGGCGGTGGCGGAAAAGGAATGAGGCTTGTTAAGAAAAAAGAAGATATAAAAGGTTCAATCAGGGCAGCAAAGTCAGAAGCAAAATCAGCATTTGGAGATTCATCAGTCTATATAGAAAAATTCATTGAAACCTCTCGGCATATTGAGTTCCAGGTTCTTGGAGACAAGTATGGGAACCTGATTCATCTTAATGAGAGGGAGTGTTCAATCCAGAGAAGACATCAAAAGGTTATAGAAGAATCACCTTCTCCAATCGTTGACCCCGAGATGAGAAAGAAAATGGGCGCTGCTGCTGTGAGTGCTGCAAAGGCAGTAAATTACTACAGCGCTGGAACAGTTGAATTTCTTGTAGATAAAAACAAAAATTTTCACTTTCTTGAAATGAACACCCGTCTTCAGGTAGAACATCCTGTTACTGAAATGACAACAGGAATAGACATTGTAAAAGAAATGATAAAAATTGCAGCAGGTGAAAATCTTTCCATCCGTCAGGAAAACGTTGAACTGCGCGGAGCATGCATCGAATGCAGAATCTATGCAGAAGATCCTGACAACAACTTTCTCCCTTTTCCTGGAAAAATCTGTGAACTGAGAACACCCGGAGGTCCCGGAGTAAGGGATGACAGCGGAGTTTTTGAGGGTTACGTTGTTCCAATATACTATGACCCTATGATTTCAAAACTGGCTGTATGGGGAAAAGACAGGAATGAAGCAATAGAAAAGATGAGTCGCGCCTTGACTGAATACTCTATTAAGGGAATAAAAACAACCATACCCTTTCACGAAAGAGTGATGAAAAACAAACATTTCATAAATGGAGACTTTGATACAAATTTTATTGACACGAAATTTAATATTAAAGAAAAAACTGATAAAAACAACTCAAACAAGGAAATAGCCCTTATTTCTGCAGTGCTTTGGGCTTTTAATGAAGAAAAAGAAAAGATTAAGAACTCAAAAGCCGTAAACAATAAAAAAGTTTCAGGATTTAACCCGTGGAAGGGAAGATAA